In Vicia villosa cultivar HV-30 ecotype Madison, WI unplaced genomic scaffold, Vvil1.0 ctg.000014F_1_1_4_unsc, whole genome shotgun sequence, the following are encoded in one genomic region:
- the LOC131621923 gene encoding triacylglycerol lipase SDP1-like, with protein MDRISNEATVDLFPIGPSGILGRAIAFRVLFCKSISHFRYELFLGFMDVFRRFRRFWGPILSWLHPRNPQGILAMMTILAFLLRRYSNVKVKAELAYRRKFWRNMMTTALTYEEWAHAAKMLDKETPKLNESDFYDVELVRNKLEELKHRRQEGSLRDIIFCMRADLVRNLGNMCNPELHKGRLHVPRQIKEYIDEVSTQLRMVCHSDSEELALEEKHAFMHETRHAFGRTALLLSGGASLGAFHVGVVKTLVQHKLMPRIISGSSVGSIMCSIVATRSWPELQSFFEDSLHSLQFFDQMGGIFTIVKRVTTFGAVHEIRQLQIMLRHLTSNLTFQEAYDMTGRVLGITVCSPRKHEPPRCLNYLTSPHVVIWSAVTASCAFPGLFEAQELMAKDRSGEIVPYHPPFNLGPEEGSSQVRRWRDGSLEIDLPMMQLKELFNVNHFIVSQANPHIAPLLRLKEFVRAYGGNFAAKLAHLVEMEVKHRCNQILELGFPLGGLAKLFAQDWEGDVTVVMPATLAQYSKIIQNPSYAELQKAANQGRRCTWEKLSAIKANCGIELALDECVAILNHMRRLKRSAERAASATHSLPTNIKFSASKRIPSWNVIARENSTGSLEDFLADTAASFNHGVGANGKNSKYHRNMHDVSDSESESADLNTWTRSGGPLMRTTSADMFIDFVQNLEVDTDLNKGIGTNFSPRDFQYQSPKFQTPDRCSEISDSDQRENGNRGVMNMNGSSIMVTEGDLLQPERILNGILFNVVKKEVLTPSSRSCDYDDSNYNESPESVQIECTEKEMDDAVSSASENGDDKSPTARTLTETRDSIPTDDSITDLGTDTRNVDSNTSNDKNALPQ; from the exons ATGGATCGTATAAGCAATGAAGCTACAGTTGATCTTTTTCCAATTGGCCCTTCCGGAATTCTTGGCCGCGCCATAGCTTTTAGGGTTCTTTTCTGTAAGTCTATTTCGCATTTCagatatgagttgtttttaggTTTTATGGATGTGTTTCGTAGGTTTAGGAGATTTTGGGGACCGATTTTATCATGGTTGCATCCGCGGAACCCTCAGGGGATATTAGCAATGATGACCATTCTTGCTTTTTTATTGAGGCGTTATAGTAATGTTAAGGTGAAGGCTGAGTTAGCTTACAGGAGGAAGTTTTGGAGGAATATGATGACAACTGCTTTGACTTATGAGGAGTGGGCTCATGCAGCTAAGATGCTTGATAAAGAGACGCCGAAGTTGAATGAATCGGATTTCTATGATGTGGAGTTGGTTAGGAATAAGCTTGAAGAATTAAAACATCGCAGACAGGAGGGGTCGCTTAGAGATATTATTTTTTGTATGAGGGCGGATCTCGTTAGGAATTTAGGTAATATGTGTAATCCCGAGCTTCATAAAGGTAGGCTTCATGTGCCGAGACAGATTAAGGAGTATATTGATGAGGTTTCGACTCAGTTGAGAATGGTTTGTCACTCGGATTCTGAGGAGCTTGCGTTGGAAGAAAAACATGCTTTCATGCATGAAACTAGACATGCTTTTGGGAGGACTGCTTTGTTGTTGAGCGGGGGTGCTTCTCTCGGAGCTTTTCATGTGGGTGTTGTTAAAACGCTTGTGCAACATAAACTCATGCCTAGGATTATTTCTGGTTCGAGTGTAGGATCTATTATGTGTTCGATTGTTGCCACTAGGTCTTGGCCTGAGCTTCAAAGCTTTTTTGAGGATTCGTTGCACTCGTTGCAATTTTTTGATCAAATGGGTGGGATTTTTACCATAGTCAAGAGGGTGACGACGTTTGGGGCTGTTCATGAGATCAGACAGTTGCAGATCATGTTGAGGCATCTGACAAGCAATCTTACGTTTCAAGAAGCTTATGACATGACAGGCCGAGTTCTTGGGATTACGGTTTGCTCCCCGAGAAAGCATGAACCGCCTAGATGTCTTAACTACTTGACATCACCCCATGTTGTTATATGGAGTGCTGTCACAGCTTCTTGCGCCTTTCCTGGCCTTTTTGAGGCTCAGGAGTTGATGGCAAAGGATAGGAGTGGAGAGATTGTTCCTTACCATCCTCCATTTAATTTGGGTCCTGAAGAGGGTTCCTCACAAGTGCGTCGTTGGAGGGATGGTAGCTTGGAGATTGATCTTCCTATGATGCAGTTGAAAGAGCTGTTCAATGTCAATCATTTTATTGTCAGTCAGGCCAATCCTCACATTGCACCATTATTAAGACTGAAAGAATTTGTACGAGCTTATGGAGGCAATTTTGCTGCCAAG CTTGCTCATCTGGTAGAGATGGAGGTGAAACACCGATGTAATCAAATACTGGAACTCGGTTTTCCATTAGGTGGACTTGCCAAGCTGTTTGCTCAAGACTGGGAGGGTGATGTAACAGTTGTTATGCCTGCTACTCTGGCTCAG TACTCAAAAATTATCCAAAACCCTTCTTATGCGGAGCTTCAAAAGGCAGCTAACCAAGGGAGAAGATGCACTTGGGAGAAGCTTTCAGCAATTAAAGCTAATTGTGGGATCGAGCTTGCTCTCGATGAGTGTGTTGCAATTCTCAATCATATGAGAAGACTAAAAAGAAGTGCTGAGAGAGCTGCTTCTGCTACTCACAGTCTTCCCACTAATATCAAATTCAGTGCCTCAAAAAGAATTCCATCATGGAATGTCATTGCGCGTGAGAATTCTACCGGATCTCTTGAAGACTTTCTTGCAGACACTGCTGCTTCATTTAATCATGGGGTTGGAGCCAATGGTAAAAACTCAAAGTACCACCGGAACATGCATGATGTAAGTGACAGTGAATCCGAAAGTGCTGACTTGAATACTTGGACCAGATCTGGTGGTCCTTTGATGAGAACTACTTCGGCAGATATGTTCATTGACTTTGTCCAAAACTTGGAAGTTGACACTGACCTAAACAAAGGAATAGGAACTAATTTTAGCCCCCGTGATTTTCAGTATCAAAGTCCGAAATTCCAAACACCGGATAGATGCTCTGAGATTTCAGACTCTGATCAGAGAGAAAATGGCAATAGGGGTGTCATGAATATGAATGGATCTAGCATAATGGTAACTGAAGGTGATCTTTTGCAGCCTGAAAGAATCCTTAATGGAATTCTGTTTAATGTTGTGAAAAAAGAAGTCTTGACACCTTCAAGTAGAAGTTGTGATTATGATGATAGTAATTACAATGAAAGTCCTGAGTCTGTCCAAATTGAATGTACAGAGAAGGAGATGGATGATGCTGTTAGCTCAGCTTCTGAAAATGGAGATGACAAATCCCCAACAGCTAGGACCCTAACTGAAACACGAGATTCCATTCCCACTGATGATTCCATAACAGATTTGGGTACCGATACGAGAAATGTTGACAGTAATACCTCCAATGATAAAAATGCTTTACCTCAGTGA